In Thermococcus stetteri, the following proteins share a genomic window:
- a CDS encoding PINc/VapC family ATPase: MRVLVPDTSVIVDGRLTQFLSTLSEKVKIVIPEAVVAEIEHQANEGKAIGHVGLEELKKLREMADKGEILLEFYGERPELWQIRRAKAGEIDNMVREVAQELSATLVTGDQVQRDIAIAKGIDVIYLTARKEVKHRLEDFFDGETMSVHLKAGVRPLAKKGRPGEWRLVPIGDEPLTDIELEDIADDIVERAKRDPESFIELDEPGATVVQLRNYRIVIAKPPFSDRIEITAVRPITKLSIEDYELSERLLERLRDKAAGILIAGAPGEGKTTFAQALAEWYASMGRIVKTMEKPRDLQVSEEITQYTALKGSMELTGDVLLLVRPDYTIFDEMRKTSDFKIYSDLRLAGVGMVGVVHATKPIDAIQRFIGRVELGMIPQIVDTVIFIKAGRVAKVLTLEYLVKVPSGMKEEDLARPVIEVRDFETGELEYEIYTYGEEVSVVPVKKEHKAPALRLAEKRLKQEIKKFLPDVNAEVEIVSPHKAVIYADEFDIPAIIGKKGKRITELEKRIGISIDVKSFAEREESRPKERIPVEVEEKKKTIVLRVSPEYAKKPLKFYGGEQYVFTATPSRKGLVKVSKSTPIGKELKRLLEAGIEIWAST; encoded by the coding sequence ATGAGAGTACTGGTTCCGGATACAAGTGTTATAGTTGACGGCAGGCTCACGCAGTTCCTATCAACCCTCAGTGAGAAGGTCAAAATAGTTATTCCCGAGGCAGTCGTGGCTGAGATAGAACACCAGGCCAACGAGGGGAAGGCGATCGGTCATGTCGGTCTTGAGGAGCTTAAGAAGCTCCGCGAGATGGCGGACAAGGGTGAGATACTCCTCGAGTTCTACGGCGAGAGGCCTGAGCTCTGGCAGATAAGAAGGGCCAAGGCGGGAGAGATAGACAACATGGTCAGAGAGGTGGCCCAGGAGCTCAGTGCAACCCTTGTGACCGGCGATCAAGTCCAGAGGGACATAGCGATAGCCAAGGGCATAGACGTGATATACCTAACCGCGAGGAAAGAAGTGAAGCACCGCCTCGAGGACTTCTTTGATGGGGAAACGATGAGCGTCCACCTAAAGGCCGGCGTGAGACCGCTCGCGAAGAAGGGAAGGCCAGGCGAGTGGAGGCTCGTGCCCATAGGGGATGAACCTTTAACTGACATCGAGCTTGAAGACATAGCTGACGACATCGTTGAGAGGGCAAAGCGCGACCCAGAGAGCTTCATCGAGCTTGACGAACCTGGAGCTACCGTTGTCCAGCTCAGGAACTACCGTATCGTCATAGCCAAGCCGCCGTTTTCCGACAGGATAGAGATAACCGCCGTCAGGCCGATAACCAAGCTGTCAATTGAGGACTACGAGCTGAGCGAGAGGCTTTTGGAGAGGCTCAGGGACAAGGCGGCGGGAATACTCATAGCGGGTGCCCCCGGTGAGGGTAAGACGACCTTCGCCCAGGCCCTCGCAGAGTGGTACGCGAGCATGGGCAGGATAGTAAAAACTATGGAGAAGCCCAGGGACCTGCAGGTCAGCGAGGAGATAACGCAGTACACGGCGCTGAAGGGGAGCATGGAGCTTACTGGAGATGTTCTCCTCCTGGTTAGGCCCGACTACACGATATTCGACGAGATGAGGAAGACCAGCGACTTCAAGATATACTCCGATCTCAGATTGGCGGGAGTTGGCATGGTTGGAGTCGTCCACGCGACGAAGCCGATAGATGCCATCCAGCGCTTCATCGGAAGGGTCGAGCTCGGAATGATACCGCAGATAGTCGATACGGTGATCTTCATCAAGGCCGGAAGGGTCGCCAAGGTTCTGACCCTCGAGTATCTCGTCAAAGTCCCGAGCGGCATGAAGGAGGAAGACCTTGCAAGGCCTGTTATAGAGGTTCGCGACTTCGAAACGGGCGAGCTGGAGTACGAGATCTACACCTACGGTGAAGAGGTAAGCGTCGTCCCTGTTAAGAAAGAGCATAAGGCTCCCGCTCTGAGGCTTGCCGAGAAGAGGCTCAAGCAGGAGATAAAGAAGTTCCTGCCGGATGTCAACGCCGAGGTTGAGATAGTCAGCCCGCACAAGGCTGTGATCTACGCCGACGAGTTTGATATCCCGGCGATAATCGGCAAGAAGGGGAAGCGCATCACGGAGCTTGAAAAGAGGATCGGCATAAGCATCGACGTCAAGAGCTTCGCCGAGAGGGAAGAGTCTAGGCCGAAGGAGAGAATTCCCGTCGAAGTCGAGGAGAAAAAGAAGACGATAGTCCTCAGGGTCTCGCCGGAGTACGCCAAAAAGCCGCTCAAGTTCTACGGCGGCGAGCAGTACGTCTTCACCGCCACTCCGAGCAGGAAGGGCCTCGTCAAGGTCAGCAAGAGCACGCCGATAGGGAAAGAGCTTAAGAGGCTCTTGGAGGCGGGAATAGAGATATGGGCGAGCACCTGA
- a CDS encoding ATP/GTP-binding protein, which translates to MIVAFIGTAGSGKTTLTAEFGKYLSENGQKVAYVNLDTGVRRLLYTPDIDVREKVTAWSLMDEGLGPNGAIVKSYDILAEYTKEYAERIRALEKDSDYVLIDTPGQMETFLFHEFGVELMEAFPDALGVYLFSPEVLRKPSDFCFALFFGLMIDLRLGITTVPALNKVDTVKDLEGIRKYLDDIEYLTARLKFEPSTQGLLAYKLCSSLPELAPPTRVLYLSAKTGEGFEDLETVAYEHYCTCGDLT; encoded by the coding sequence ATGATAGTGGCGTTCATAGGTACCGCTGGAAGCGGAAAGACGACTCTGACTGCCGAATTTGGAAAATACCTATCCGAGAACGGGCAGAAGGTAGCCTACGTTAACCTGGACACCGGAGTGAGGAGACTGCTATACACCCCCGACATCGACGTCAGGGAAAAGGTAACGGCATGGAGCCTCATGGATGAAGGCCTCGGGCCGAACGGGGCCATAGTGAAGAGCTACGACATCCTGGCGGAGTACACAAAGGAATACGCCGAGAGGATCAGGGCCCTTGAGAAAGACTCCGACTACGTCCTGATAGACACCCCTGGTCAGATGGAGACCTTCCTCTTCCACGAGTTTGGGGTCGAGCTGATGGAGGCCTTTCCGGATGCCCTCGGTGTCTATCTCTTCTCACCGGAGGTGCTCAGGAAGCCCTCCGACTTCTGCTTCGCTCTTTTCTTCGGCCTGATGATAGACCTGAGGCTGGGAATAACGACAGTACCGGCCCTAAACAAGGTAGACACCGTCAAAGACCTCGAAGGGATACGGAAGTATCTCGACGACATAGAATACCTCACGGCGAGGCTGAAGTTTGAGCCCTCCACCCAGGGGCTCCTTGCTTACAAGCTCTGCTCCTCCCTCCCGGAGCTTGCACCACCTACGAGAGTCCTCTACCTCTCAGCCAAGACCGGTGAGGGGTTCGAGGATCTCGAAACTGTCGCCTATGAGCATTACTGCACCTGCGGGGACCTGACCTGA
- the asnB gene encoding asparagine synthase (glutamine-hydrolyzing) translates to MCLIAGGRTRGLREKLITMAVTGKHRGPDSFGVWTDGGVFKSDDFSNLAEIPDGRIGLLQCRLAMTGSKGFTQPFVNDLALVHNGEIYNHTALRGYLEGRGVSFESDVDSEVILRLIEFLRGKHMSYPEIVKKLFWMLEGDYAVAFSDGRRIYLFRDPMGVRPLYFSRNGLFASEKKVLWAVGEREVEPVQPGELVVLEEKGVRRARLFSLESLKTKAKCERKDPVKGVGKLLGYAVKNRASRKTGVLFSGGLDSTLVAYLASQYSEVVLYTAGTEDSPDIEWARRVADHFGWKLRERLFGVEDVKEAVRNVMYAIEEPNPMNLAIGLPLYFASAIASSDGTRVVLSGQGADELFGGYAKYLERPELMEEDIALISERNLARDDKITMLNGVEGRYPFLALPLVGFALSLPLEAKIADGTRKVVLRKLALRLGIPDWIAKREKKAAQYGSRAQKLLENVAKEEGLTLREFAERLFRETFPNAF, encoded by the coding sequence ATGTGCCTCATCGCTGGAGGAAGGACCAGAGGACTCAGGGAAAAGCTCATCACGATGGCCGTAACAGGAAAGCATAGGGGACCGGACAGCTTTGGGGTCTGGACCGACGGAGGGGTGTTCAAATCGGACGACTTTTCAAACCTGGCCGAGATCCCTGACGGAAGGATCGGTCTTCTTCAGTGCAGGCTGGCTATGACCGGTTCAAAGGGCTTCACCCAGCCCTTCGTGAACGACCTCGCCCTTGTCCACAACGGTGAGATATACAACCACACGGCTCTGAGGGGCTACCTTGAGGGCAGAGGCGTCTCATTCGAGAGCGATGTTGACAGCGAGGTTATACTCCGCCTCATCGAGTTTTTAAGGGGAAAGCACATGAGCTACCCGGAGATCGTTAAAAAATTGTTCTGGATGCTTGAGGGGGACTACGCCGTTGCTTTCTCGGACGGAAGGCGCATCTACCTCTTCAGGGACCCGATGGGAGTGAGGCCGCTCTACTTCTCACGCAACGGCTTATTTGCAAGCGAGAAAAAAGTCCTCTGGGCGGTGGGCGAGAGGGAAGTTGAGCCCGTCCAGCCTGGAGAGCTCGTCGTCCTTGAGGAGAAGGGAGTGAGGAGGGCAAGGCTCTTCTCCCTAGAGAGCCTGAAAACCAAGGCAAAATGCGAAAGGAAAGACCCAGTTAAAGGCGTTGGGAAGCTCCTCGGCTATGCCGTAAAGAACCGAGCCTCCAGAAAGACCGGCGTGTTGTTCTCTGGTGGCCTAGACAGCACTCTGGTTGCCTATCTGGCGTCGCAGTACTCCGAGGTAGTCCTGTACACTGCTGGAACAGAGGACAGTCCCGATATAGAGTGGGCCAGGAGGGTGGCCGACCACTTCGGCTGGAAGCTGAGGGAGAGGCTGTTTGGGGTTGAGGATGTTAAAGAAGCCGTAAGAAACGTAATGTACGCCATTGAGGAGCCGAACCCGATGAACCTTGCCATAGGGCTCCCGCTCTACTTCGCCTCGGCCATAGCTTCCTCAGACGGCACGCGCGTCGTCCTCAGCGGACAGGGTGCGGACGAGCTCTTCGGAGGCTACGCGAAGTACCTTGAGAGGCCAGAGCTTATGGAGGAGGATATAGCCCTCATCTCCGAGAGGAACCTCGCGAGGGACGACAAGATAACGATGCTGAACGGAGTTGAGGGGAGGTATCCTTTCCTCGCCCTTCCACTGGTGGGCTTTGCCCTCAGCCTGCCTCTCGAAGCGAAGATAGCGGACGGAACCAGGAAAGTTGTCCTGAGGAAGCTTGCCCTCCGGCTTGGAATCCCAGATTGGATAGCCAAGAGGGAAAAGAAAGCGGCCCAGTACGGCAGCAGGGCCCAGAAGCTCCTAGAAAATGTCGCTAAGGAGGAAGGCTTAACCCTCAGGGAGTTCGCGGAGAGGCTCTTCAGGGAGACCTTCCCAAACGCTTTTTAA
- a CDS encoding Maf-like protein gives MLVLASASPRRREILSRFIREFQIIPSRADESCSLTDPAEHALELARRKAREVYERLNGAATVIGADTVVSIDGKILGKPGSEEEAYQMLKALSGRVHLVTTGYCIIHRGEEHCAAVATEVKFRELDDDLIWAYIKTGEPMDKAGAYGIQGRGGLFVEWIRGDYYNVVGFPIEIIWKLRELGFDVLSR, from the coding sequence TTGCTCGTTCTGGCTTCGGCATCGCCGAGGAGAAGGGAGATACTTTCGAGGTTCATACGGGAGTTCCAGATAATACCCAGCAGGGCCGACGAGAGCTGTTCTCTGACCGATCCAGCGGAGCACGCCCTTGAGCTCGCCCGGAGGAAGGCTAGGGAAGTCTACGAGAGGCTCAATGGAGCGGCGACCGTGATAGGGGCCGATACGGTCGTCAGCATAGACGGGAAAATACTCGGCAAGCCGGGGAGCGAGGAAGAGGCCTACCAGATGCTGAAGGCCCTGAGCGGGAGGGTGCACCTGGTAACGACGGGCTACTGCATAATCCACCGCGGAGAAGAGCACTGCGCCGCGGTCGCTACGGAAGTGAAGTTCAGGGAGCTGGACGATGACCTTATCTGGGCCTACATCAAGACTGGGGAGCCGATGGACAAGGCCGGTGCCTACGGGATTCAGGGCAGGGGTGGCCTCTTCGTCGAGTGGATAAGGGGCGACTACTACAACGTCGTCGGCTTTCCCATCGAGATAATCTGGAAGCTTAGAGAGCTGGGCTTTGACGTTCTATCACGCTGA
- a CDS encoding glycosyltransferase family 4 protein, whose amino-acid sequence MRILMVGHYPPHGGGVARHLDNLVRELRKRHEVHVLTYGPIKARGFEREFVHQVRVPPVYGLRGTTFAFAGAKRIVQLHKKFDFDIIHCHFAGTTSFSGALAKEKTNLPLVVTAHGSDLENTPKSHLGRFYVTRSLRRADSVITVSHHLARLARSLGAENVEVIPNGLLEFEEPRRERRRYVTFIGALRDYKSPETFVKLARFFPSTEFLVVGDGPLRGKLEAEAPPNVCFLGYRTDVDRILSRSLLLVLPSRREGFGLVVLEANSLGVPAVGRRVSAIPELIREGKNGLTFTSFEELVGEVKALLENPKNTRKMGSTGRRIAGKYSWKKVAREVERVYSSLVG is encoded by the coding sequence ATGAGAATCCTCATGGTAGGACACTACCCCCCTCACGGCGGGGGCGTTGCAAGGCATCTCGACAACCTCGTAAGGGAGCTTAGGAAGCGCCACGAGGTTCACGTGCTCACCTACGGCCCGATTAAGGCCAGGGGGTTCGAAAGGGAGTTTGTCCACCAAGTTAGGGTTCCGCCGGTATATGGCCTGAGGGGGACTACCTTTGCCTTCGCCGGCGCAAAAAGGATAGTCCAGCTCCATAAGAAGTTCGATTTTGACATTATCCACTGCCACTTCGCCGGAACAACCTCTTTCTCCGGCGCGCTGGCCAAGGAGAAAACGAACCTGCCCCTCGTGGTAACCGCCCACGGGAGCGACCTCGAAAACACGCCCAAATCCCACTTGGGCAGGTTCTACGTCACGAGGAGCCTGAGAAGGGCAGACTCTGTCATAACAGTCAGCCACCACTTAGCGAGGCTTGCGAGGTCTCTTGGAGCGGAAAACGTCGAGGTAATCCCTAATGGACTCCTCGAGTTTGAAGAACCCAGAAGGGAGAGGAGGAGGTACGTAACCTTCATAGGTGCCCTTCGGGACTACAAGTCCCCGGAAACGTTTGTAAAACTGGCGAGGTTCTTCCCCAGCACAGAGTTCCTCGTAGTGGGTGACGGCCCCCTCAGGGGGAAGCTTGAGGCAGAAGCTCCGCCGAACGTCTGCTTCCTCGGCTACCGCACAGATGTTGACAGGATTTTGAGCAGAAGCCTTCTACTGGTTCTACCATCCAGAAGGGAGGGCTTCGGCCTTGTCGTCCTTGAGGCAAACTCCCTCGGTGTCCCCGCGGTTGGGAGGAGGGTCAGCGCAATTCCAGAGCTCATCAGGGAGGGGAAGAACGGCCTAACCTTTACTAGCTTTGAGGAGCTCGTGGGGGAAGTTAAGGCCCTCCTGGAAAACCCAAAGAACACTAGAAAAATGGGTTCGACCGGCAGGCGCATTGCCGGGAAGTACTCTTGGAAGAAAGTTGCAAGAGAAGTTGAAAGGGTGTACTCCTCTCTCGTGGGATAG
- the minD gene encoding cell division ATPase MinD — MGHLISIASGKGGTGKTTTTANLSVALGKMGYKVLAIDADLTMANLSLVMGIDDAEITIHDVLAGEADIKDAIYSTSYENVDLIPAAVDWEHVLKADPRRLPSTIKPLKSDYDFVLIDCPAGLQMDAMNAMMSGEEVILVTNPEISCITDTMKVGIVLKKAGLAILGFVLNRYGRSENDIPPDAAEEVMEVPLLVVIPEDPKVREATLEGVPVVEYAPDSNGAKAFMKLAEEVSRIAGFKARVMG, encoded by the coding sequence ATGGGACATCTCATCTCGATAGCCAGCGGTAAGGGTGGGACCGGGAAAACGACCACCACCGCCAACCTCTCTGTTGCCCTAGGGAAGATGGGCTATAAGGTTCTGGCCATTGATGCTGACCTCACCATGGCAAACCTCAGTCTGGTGATGGGAATAGACGATGCTGAAATTACAATACATGACGTTCTCGCTGGGGAGGCCGACATCAAGGACGCTATTTACTCGACAAGCTATGAGAACGTTGATCTAATTCCAGCGGCCGTTGACTGGGAGCACGTCCTCAAAGCCGATCCAAGGAGGCTTCCATCGACGATAAAGCCGCTGAAATCTGACTACGACTTCGTGTTGATCGACTGTCCCGCTGGCCTCCAGATGGACGCGATGAACGCCATGATGAGCGGCGAGGAGGTAATCCTGGTCACGAACCCGGAGATATCGTGCATAACCGACACGATGAAAGTGGGTATCGTGCTCAAAAAGGCAGGACTGGCGATCCTCGGCTTCGTCCTCAACCGCTATGGAAGGAGCGAAAACGACATACCGCCCGACGCAGCTGAGGAGGTCATGGAAGTCCCCCTGCTGGTTGTCATCCCCGAAGACCCGAAGGTCAGGGAGGCGACGCTGGAAGGCGTACCCGTTGTTGAGTATGCCCCCGACTCGAATGGTGCTAAGGCTTTCATGAAGCTGGCCGAAGAGGTAAGCAGGATAGCGGGCTTCAAGGCGAGGGTGATGGGATGA